In Methanosarcina barkeri MS, a single window of DNA contains:
- a CDS encoding ABC transporter permease, whose translation MNIGLILELAKRDITEKYSGSTLGALWNFIYPLVDIFIFTVIFANLMGSRLPGSSSVYAYGFYLTSGVIAWNAFSNTVTRTSSVFLDKKYIISKVKVDLSSFPLYIAVSESITYVVTMGIFLFLLLISGYGVSRVILLVPFIYIIQQIFAYSLGFFIGVFVVFVRDLKEVVGIVLKIWFWFTPIVYLYDVLPDFVKKLMNYNPAFSFIHLYQTIFIYKEIPSLKPILYLLLLSLVILFFAEIIFKKLEKDIRDFI comes from the coding sequence TTGAATATAGGTTTAATTCTTGAATTAGCAAAAAGAGATATTACTGAAAAATACTCAGGGTCTACTTTAGGAGCTTTGTGGAATTTCATTTATCCACTTGTGGATATTTTTATATTTACCGTCATATTTGCTAATCTTATGGGATCGCGTTTGCCTGGCTCGTCTTCAGTCTATGCATATGGATTCTATCTTACTTCTGGTGTAATTGCATGGAATGCTTTTTCGAATACTGTTACAAGGACATCTAGTGTTTTTTTAGACAAGAAATATATCATATCCAAAGTTAAGGTTGATCTTTCCTCATTTCCTCTCTATATTGCTGTTTCGGAGAGTATTACTTATGTTGTGACAATGGGAATATTCCTGTTTTTACTTCTGATCAGTGGATATGGAGTAAGCCGTGTAATTCTATTAGTTCCATTTATATATATTATCCAGCAGATCTTCGCTTATTCCCTTGGGTTTTTTATTGGAGTATTTGTTGTCTTCGTAAGGGATTTAAAAGAAGTTGTAGGAATTGTACTTAAGATCTGGTTTTGGTTTACCCCAATCGTATATCTTTATGATGTACTCCCAGATTTTGTAAAAAAACTCATGAATTATAATCCGGCGTTTTCATTTATTCACTTATATCAAACTATATTTATATATAAGGAAATTCCAAGTTTAAAGCCTATTTTATATCTGCTCTTGTTAAGTCTTGTAATTCTATTCTTTGCAGAGATTATCTTCAAAAAACTAGAAAAAGATATTCGAGATTTCATATAA
- a CDS encoding glycosyltransferase, with translation MKIAIFHDYFGAIGGGEKLVLMLAKYFNADVITTDLNMESVKKMGYSNIRIISLGKTPKIPPLKQISASFYFAACDFSKEYDFFIFSGNWAYFAAKKHKPNLYYCHTPTRAFYDLYETFISRQPLWISIFFRIWVRLHRPISEYYLSHVCKIVTNSKNTSTRIKKYFHRDAEVIYPPVETSKFTCKEYGDFWLSVNRLYPEKRVEIQIEAFKKMPEEKLVIVGGYSKGDHAKSYAKNILDNLPENVKVLGEVSETELLDLYSRCRGFICTAMDEDFGMTPVEAMASGKPVVAVNEGGFKETVVDGKTGVFVEADIQDIISAVKNISKNPSSYGNECFKRAAMFDISIFENSMKKNVACENCFCDK, from the coding sequence ATGAAAATAGCTATATTTCATGATTATTTTGGAGCCATTGGCGGTGGAGAGAAACTTGTTCTCATGCTCGCAAAATATTTCAACGCCGATGTTATCACTACTGACTTGAATATGGAGTCAGTAAAAAAGATGGGGTATTCCAACATACGAATAATCAGCCTGGGAAAAACCCCAAAAATACCTCCTTTGAAGCAGATTTCCGCATCATTTTATTTTGCAGCCTGCGATTTTTCAAAGGAATACGATTTTTTCATTTTTTCAGGCAACTGGGCATATTTCGCGGCAAAGAAACATAAACCCAACCTGTATTACTGCCATACTCCTACACGAGCTTTCTATGACCTTTACGAGACCTTTATCAGTAGGCAACCCCTCTGGATTTCTATCTTCTTCCGGATATGGGTCAGGCTTCACAGGCCAATTTCGGAATACTACCTTTCCCATGTATGTAAAATCGTAACGAACTCTAAAAATACCTCAACAAGAATCAAAAAGTATTTCCACAGGGATGCTGAAGTTATCTACCCCCCTGTCGAAACTTCAAAATTTACCTGTAAAGAATATGGAGACTTCTGGCTTTCAGTAAACCGGCTCTATCCTGAAAAACGAGTGGAAATTCAAATTGAAGCATTCAAGAAAATGCCCGAAGAAAAGCTTGTCATTGTTGGGGGATACTCCAAAGGAGATCACGCAAAAAGTTATGCAAAAAATATTCTTGACAACTTACCTGAAAACGTGAAGGTTCTTGGGGAAGTTTCTGAGACGGAATTACTTGACCTTTATTCCCGCTGTAGAGGTTTTATCTGCACTGCCATGGATGAGGATTTCGGGATGACACCTGTTGAAGCTATGGCAAGTGGAAAACCTGTAGTAGCTGTAAATGAAGGTGGATTTAAGGAAACAGTAGTCGACGGGAAAACCGGCGTGTTTGTGGAAGCAGATATTCAAGATATAATCAGTGCAGTAAAGAATATCTCGAAAAACCCATCAAGCTATGGAAATGAATGTTTTAAAAGAGCAGCTATGTTTGACATTTCTATTTTTGAAAATAGCATGAAAAAAAATGTTGCTTGCGAAAATTGTTTTTGTGATAAATGA